One Thermodesulfobacteriota bacterium DNA segment encodes these proteins:
- a CDS encoding TonB family protein — MPRRRTFLICTVASVLFHLVVLWLVWLLPDTAPRREEVMEVDLADIPRATDFLPPRPGIIEGQRPRPAAPPEARAKSRPERRPDDMMEGRVPDLPVDSSLPPEKSFPAPRAKEEPGKQGGSASSGSPRSLRDLTPSLGKLVMAREEPSGGRGRGGASGAAVGTGGKAEEKEGVTEEGGGGFRLTPLNAPEVQYISYFASIKRKIELVWQYPYDAAAAGIQGDLLIDFVIGRDGKLESAEMIRGSGHKVLDDEAMRSIRKAAPFDPIPKEYDIPNLQIRGRFVYVHGGALRFR; from the coding sequence ATGCCACGACGCAGAACTTTCCTCATCTGCACGGTCGCCTCCGTGCTGTTCCACCTGGTCGTGCTCTGGCTCGTCTGGCTGCTCCCCGACACGGCGCCGCGCCGGGAAGAGGTGATGGAGGTCGACCTCGCGGACATCCCGCGCGCGACGGATTTCCTCCCGCCGCGGCCCGGCATCATCGAGGGACAGCGGCCCCGGCCGGCCGCGCCGCCGGAGGCGCGCGCGAAGTCCCGCCCGGAACGCCGTCCCGACGACATGATGGAGGGTCGCGTCCCGGACCTTCCCGTGGACTCGTCGCTGCCGCCCGAGAAGTCGTTCCCGGCGCCCCGCGCGAAGGAGGAGCCGGGGAAACAGGGCGGCTCCGCGTCTTCGGGCTCGCCGAGGTCGCTGCGGGATCTTACGCCTTCGCTCGGCAAACTGGTGATGGCGCGCGAGGAACCCTCGGGGGGACGCGGCCGCGGCGGCGCGTCCGGGGCCGCCGTGGGCACGGGCGGGAAGGCGGAGGAAAAGGAGGGCGTCACGGAGGAGGGAGGCGGCGGCTTCCGCCTGACGCCGCTGAACGCGCCGGAGGTGCAGTACATCTCCTACTTCGCCTCGATCAAGCGGAAGATCGAGCTCGTGTGGCAGTATCCCTACGACGCCGCCGCCGCCGGGATCCAGGGGGACCTTCTGATCGATTTCGTGATCGGGCGCGACGGGAAGCTGGAGTCGGCCGAGATGATCCGCGGATCGGGCCACAAGGTGCTGGACGACGAGGCGATGCGGTCGATCCGCAAGGCGGCCCCCTTCGACCCCATCCCGAAGGAGTACGACATCCCCAATCTCCAGATCCGCGGGCGGTTCGTCTACGTCCACGGAGGGGCGCTGCGCTTCCGCTGA
- a CDS encoding glycine cleavage system protein H — protein MTDPPSDREYSRSHVWAMREPGGDVRVGLTHVPGAILGDAVFVELPPRQTEVEAGEPIGLVESSFAVFEIVSPLAGTVVDVNPGVESVPRRVTEDPYGEGWLLRLRPSGAGEAVSLLAGEEYARIAGEG, from the coding sequence ATGACCGACCCCCCTTCCGACCGGGAATATTCCAGGTCCCATGTCTGGGCGATGCGCGAGCCGGGGGGAGACGTCCGCGTCGGGCTGACCCACGTCCCGGGCGCGATCCTGGGCGATGCGGTCTTCGTGGAGCTGCCGCCCCGGCAGACCGAGGTCGAGGCCGGCGAGCCGATCGGGCTGGTGGAGTCGTCCTTCGCGGTCTTCGAGATCGTGTCGCCCCTCGCGGGGACCGTGGTCGACGTGAATCCCGGCGTGGAGAGCGTCCCGCGGCGGGTGACGGAGGATCCCTACGGGGAAGGGTGGCTCCTGCGGCTTCGGCCGTCGGGAGCCGGCGAGGCCGTGTCCCTCCTGGCGGGGGAGGAATACGCGCGGATCGCGGGAGAGGGTTGA